The sequence below is a genomic window from Chondrinema litorale.
ATGATGAAGATCGACTATAAAATCGAACTGCTCTTGTTTTAACTCAGTTATTAAATCGTTTAGACTACCATCCAATGTATGGATTTTATCTATATAAGGATTAGAAGAAAGAATACTTGTATAAGACTTTTTTGTACAGTAATGTAACTGTACTCCTTTAAGCTGGGTCTTAATTGTTCTTACAACTGGAGTAGTCAAAACTATATCACCAATTGAAGAAAAACGAAGTATTAAAATCTTCAGATTTTTTTGTGGCTTATTACTCATTTTTCAAAACTAAAAAATCAATCCTGATAAGACCGAATAAAATTTTATCCTTTGCTAAAGTTTTTACTTTTCGCTAACTTAATAAGTATTTTCATCCAATTTTTAAGTAAAAAATGCATGCTACCCTAAGTGCTTTTTTTTAATCTAAAAATAACTTATACACATTTAGCTACTATCTCTATGAAAACCTATATTCTAATTACAGTTTTCATTTACAGTTTATCTGCTTCTGTTTTTGCACAAACTGATTTTAATGAAAAGGACCTTGCCTATTCACCCAGAAAAGAATCACAAAGGCTTTTCGAGTCTGCTTCTAATTTTATGGATAAAGGTTTATACGATAAAACTGAGAACCTTTTAAGTGAGGCCATAAAAATATATCCGCATAATACAGAAGCATGGAGCTTAAGAGCCATGTGCAGAGAAAGACTAAACAAACCAGAAGATGCGATACAAGATTATGAGATGCTAATGAAATTGGAGCCCAGTAGATATGATGCACTATTTAGCAAGTCTGTATTGTATTACGAAATTAAAAGATATCCATTAGCGATTGAAGGCTTTGACCAACTATTGCAAATACCTAAAAATGAAACGACTGCTGTATTTTTTAAAGGCACTAATTATAACAATTCTGGTCAAACCCAATTCAATAGAATTATTACTTTAGAAAAACAAGATGCAGAAATTTACCACTATCGCGGTTTGGCAAAAATGGCTCTAAAATACCGAGATGGAGCACTAGCAGATTTTAATACAGCCATTGAGTTAAACAAAGAAGAAGCTGACTTCTATGTAAATCGCGGATTGGTTTATTTAGATAAAAAGGAAATGGAACCAGCAATTACTGATTTCCAAAGTGCTTTAGAGATAAACCCAGAACACAGTCTGGCACTTTACAACCTTTCTCTTGCTGGTAAAAACCACGAAGATGCGTTAAAAGCATTAGATAAAGTTATTTCTCTAGAAGATGGCTTCCCATCGGCTTATGCCAACAGAGCCTTTGCTCGACTCGAAAGCGGCGACTATAAAGGTGCCATAGCCGATTATGATACAGCCATTATGCTAAATGATACACAGGCAGAATATTATTCGAACAGGGGGATTGCCCATAAAAAAGCCAAACACTACAATTCGGCTATTAGAGATTTTGGTAAAGCCATTCGCTTAGCTCCAGATTGGTCTAAAAACTATGCTTTACGCGGCGATGTATATTACAAAACAGCTAAGTTTACAGAAGCAGTAGAAGATTTCTCTGCAGCAATTGCATATGATCCGCAGAATGGAAATTACTATTACAACAGAGGTTTGGCAAGAAAGCTTTCTGGTGAGTCTGCCGGATGTTGTAGTGATCTAAGACAGGCGGTAAACATGGGAATAAAACATGCATCTAAAGCATTAGATGCCTATTGTAAAGAAGAATAACTGTTTAAAAACAGTTATTCTTTATAAAACCTTTTCAGCTTAATAAAAGCTTCCACTTCTTCTGGTACCAAATATTTGATCGATTTATCATTCTTAATCGCATTTCTAATAAAAGTAGCAGAAATCTCTACCATCGGTGCATCAATCAAATTTACTTTCGGATGCTTTAATAAATCTGTTTTTGGAGAATTTGGGCGAGGATACACCAACAATCCATACTGGTTTAAAATGGTATCATGGTTTTTCCATTTATGAAAATTATTCAGGTTGTCTTCTCCCACGATTAAAACAAACTCATATTTCGGGTATTTATCTGTAAGCCAAGCGAGCGTATCTGCGGTATAGCTTGGCTTAGGCATATTAAACTCAATATCAGTTGCATTAAACTTGGGATTATCTGCTATCGCCTGCCTAACCATGCTAAACCGATCAAACTCGTGTAGCAAATTATTTTTTCGTTTAAAAGGGTTCTGTGGCGAAACTACAAACCATACTTGATCAAGATTTGCGTTTTCTACCATTGCATTAGCCAATATTAAATGGCCAACATGTATCGGGTTAAAAGAACCAAAAAAAAGACCTACTTTCATAAACCAACATCAATATATATACTACCTGCCCAGTTCTATTTTTCCACTACCACCAGTTTTTAAAATTACCGTTCTGTTTTCGGTATCTCCACTACCTACTTTACCTTTCCACTGAGCTTCTTTTGCTTTTTCATTTAAGAAAGTTTTTTTCAATTCAGTATCAGTCTCAGGTATTTTTACATGATCTTCTTTACCCGTAAGTTCCAGTTCGAAGGTTAGATTTTTAGAAAAATCCATAAAAATATCTGCATTGCTTTTACCTTCGATACTTATAGACTCCATATCTGAGGTAACTTCTTCTACTGAGATATAGCCAAAGGTCAAGTTAAAATCTGTAATCCCATTCAACTTTTCAATATTAATCTTAGAAAGTGTGCTTTTACCACTTAAACCGCCTAGGCTTAGGCATTTAATTTCATCGTTTTTACTATCGAGAAATAAACTTTCGAGATTACCAGCATTTAACTTACAACCATTTACATTGCTGTTGTAAACTATATTTTTTCCCGATTTCACATCTAATGATGAGTTTTCTAAAGTTAAGCTCCCATCTGCCATAGATGTAATTGTACCTTCGGCACCTTTTAATGTAAGCTTGAGTGAGCCAGTAATTTTATCGAGCTTTAATTCACCATCATTCAACTCAATGGTATAATCGCTACTCACATCTGCAATTTGAATATCACCATTTTTTTGATAAACATCCAGATTAAGCCCTTTCGGTACTTCTACTTGGTAAGTTATATTCATATTATTATTAAATGCATCACCTACACTCTTTACCAAACTTTTAAAGGCATTTGCTTTTGCATCTAATCTTGTATGTGCAGAAATTACTTTTCCTTCTTTTTCCATTACCACAGAAACTCTGTCGAGCGACTCTTGGGTACTTTCTGCGTCTTTCCCTTCTGTTTCGACATGTACAGCTATTTTCAGTTCAGTGCCAGAAACTTCTTTGATGATAATCTTGCCGTATTCGTTTTCCAAATCGAGTAAATCTCCATCTTCAATCGAAAAGCTTTCACTAAAATCTTTTTCTAGTTTTTCCTGAGCTTGTACTTGTAAAGTGAGTATTAATCCTAATACACCTAAACTGTATTTCAGTAACTTATTCATTTTTTTATTTGTCAAATTTCTCTTCTATTAAACCCCTTACAATTAAATATTGTGCTGCTATATATGTCCCTAAAATCCAGATTCCTGCGTAAGGGATTTGGAATGTAAACTTGTTAATTCCAATTAAAGAATCTGATATAAGAAACAGCAATGAACCTGTAAAAATTAAAGAAAAGCTTTTTTCAGCTACATATCCTTTTCTGTTTAATGCTGTGGCTGCCATTGCTGTTAATGCAGCAGCATACACAAAAACGGCAATTCTCATAAAATGTTCAAGTTGATGGTACATAGCCGTAAATAATGAACCCGCATAGATCAAAAAGAACAGTAAAAAATAGGGTTGCATCACCAAAATACTTTTTCTTATATCTTTTTGCAGTACTGGTTTCATAAAAACCTGTAAATAACTAACTTGACAGACTAAAAAACTCGCTAAACCTAAAATAAAAAAACTTTCATGTTGTTTTTGAAACATTAGCAGTACATCACCAAGTAAGGCAAAGCTAAATGCAATTAAAGTATTTTTTTCGAGCTGATTTTTTTGAGTGTTTAATAGATAATAAGAAATTACCCAAAGCATAATACATGGCTTTGCTAAGTACATAAGCCAGTCTATTTGTAGAAATTCAGCAGTAAGT
It includes:
- a CDS encoding lysoplasmalogenase; its protein translation is MKNRLFHIAIIIISILVLTAEFLQIDWLMYLAKPCIMLWVISYYLLNTQKNQLEKNTLIAFSFALLGDVLLMFQKQHESFFILGLASFLVCQVSYLQVFMKPVLQKDIRKSILVMQPYFLLFFLIYAGSLFTAMYHQLEHFMRIAVFVYAAALTAMAATALNRKGYVAEKSFSLIFTGSLLFLISDSLIGINKFTFQIPYAGIWILGTYIAAQYLIVRGLIEEKFDK
- the nadD gene encoding nicotinate (nicotinamide) nucleotide adenylyltransferase, which produces MKVGLFFGSFNPIHVGHLILANAMVENANLDQVWFVVSPQNPFKRKNNLLHEFDRFSMVRQAIADNPKFNATDIEFNMPKPSYTADTLAWLTDKYPKYEFVLIVGEDNLNNFHKWKNHDTILNQYGLLVYPRPNSPKTDLLKHPKVNLIDAPMVEISATFIRNAIKNDKSIKYLVPEEVEAFIKLKRFYKE
- a CDS encoding tetratricopeptide repeat protein; amino-acid sequence: MKTYILITVFIYSLSASVFAQTDFNEKDLAYSPRKESQRLFESASNFMDKGLYDKTENLLSEAIKIYPHNTEAWSLRAMCRERLNKPEDAIQDYEMLMKLEPSRYDALFSKSVLYYEIKRYPLAIEGFDQLLQIPKNETTAVFFKGTNYNNSGQTQFNRIITLEKQDAEIYHYRGLAKMALKYRDGALADFNTAIELNKEEADFYVNRGLVYLDKKEMEPAITDFQSALEINPEHSLALYNLSLAGKNHEDALKALDKVISLEDGFPSAYANRAFARLESGDYKGAIADYDTAIMLNDTQAEYYSNRGIAHKKAKHYNSAIRDFGKAIRLAPDWSKNYALRGDVYYKTAKFTEAVEDFSAAIAYDPQNGNYYYNRGLARKLSGESAGCCSDLRQAVNMGIKHASKALDAYCKEE